From Novosphingobium resinovorum, the proteins below share one genomic window:
- a CDS encoding metal-dependent hydrolase family protein: MRAAALAAALALAGLAAPASAASVYVRAGRLLDVESGTASTGQCVLVEGERVARVEPCAVPPPGAETLDWSAYTVLPGLIDLHTHLADTGQSADVAAPLKTSPQLTALIGAHNAKVTLEAGFTTVRDVGTYRGLTDVALRDAIAQGLVPGPRMFVAGAYITSPGGGGELNGIVPNDQLPADMRLGVVHNAGEAREKAQYLFDHGADFIKMIATGAVLAIGTEPGQIELSDDEMRAVVDVAKAHGSYATAHAHGAAGIKAAIRSGVHSIEHASLIDDEGLAMAKKAGVWLVMDIYDGDWIDEQGTREGWPQEYLRKNRETTQQQRDGFAKAVKRGVKLGFGTDAGVYPHGLNARQFAYMVRYGMTPAQAIRAATIDAAALIGHEKELGSIAPGKFADMIAVEGDPLSDVRVLEQVVHVMKAGAVAK, encoded by the coding sequence GTGAGGGCGGCGGCGCTCGCTGCGGCTCTGGCTCTTGCGGGGCTGGCTGCTCCGGCGAGCGCGGCGTCGGTCTATGTCAGGGCAGGGCGCTTGCTCGACGTGGAGAGCGGCACTGCCAGCACCGGGCAATGCGTGCTGGTTGAGGGCGAGCGGGTGGCGAGGGTCGAGCCTTGCGCCGTGCCGCCGCCGGGTGCCGAAACGCTCGACTGGTCGGCCTATACGGTGCTGCCGGGGCTGATCGATCTCCACACGCACCTCGCCGATACCGGGCAGAGCGCCGACGTCGCCGCGCCGCTCAAGACTTCGCCGCAACTGACGGCGCTGATCGGCGCGCACAACGCGAAAGTGACGCTGGAGGCGGGCTTCACCACGGTGCGCGATGTCGGCACCTATCGCGGGCTGACTGACGTGGCCTTGCGTGATGCCATCGCGCAGGGGCTGGTGCCGGGGCCGCGCATGTTCGTCGCGGGGGCCTACATCACGTCGCCGGGCGGCGGCGGCGAACTCAACGGCATCGTGCCCAACGACCAGCTTCCCGCCGACATGCGCCTCGGCGTCGTCCACAATGCCGGTGAAGCGCGCGAGAAGGCGCAGTACCTGTTCGATCACGGCGCCGACTTCATCAAGATGATCGCCACCGGCGCGGTCCTCGCGATCGGCACCGAGCCGGGGCAGATCGAATTGAGCGACGACGAGATGCGCGCCGTCGTGGACGTCGCGAAGGCGCACGGCAGCTACGCGACCGCCCATGCCCACGGCGCGGCGGGCATCAAGGCGGCGATCCGCTCCGGCGTACACAGCATCGAACACGCCAGCCTCATCGACGATGAGGGCCTCGCCATGGCGAAGAAGGCGGGCGTCTGGCTGGTCATGGACATCTACGACGGCGACTGGATCGACGAGCAGGGTACGCGCGAAGGCTGGCCGCAGGAATACTTGCGCAAGAACCGCGAGACGACGCAGCAGCAACGCGACGGCTTCGCCAAGGCAGTGAAGCGGGGTGTGAAGCTAGGCTTTGGCACCGACGCGGGTGTCTATCCGCACGGGCTGAATGCGCGGCAGTTCGCGTACATGGTCCGCTACGGGATGACCCCGGCGCAGGCGATCCGGGCCGCTACGATCGATGCCGCCGCGCTGATCGGGCATGAGAAGGAACTGGGCTCGATCGCGCCGGGCAAGTTCGCCGACATGATCGCAGTGGAAGGTGATCCGCTGTCCGATGTGCGTGTGCTGGAGCAGGTCGTCCACGTGATGAAGGCCGGTGCGGTAGCGAAGTAG
- a CDS encoding TonB-dependent receptor, producing the protein MAQSAPAAGEDGVILVTAQKRTENLQDVPIAITALGGEKLRELQVKELQDAVKNIPSVTIQTTQPGFSQVYFRGVASGENANHSGPLPTVGTYLDEMPITTIQGALDIHAYDIARVEALAGPQGTIYGASSMAGTIKIVTNKPDYSGTYGAADMELNSVAHGDVGGVAQGFLNFRLSDRSALRVVGWYRHDGGYIDNIAGSRTYPVSGITQTNADLVEKNYNDVDTYGARMALGIELDDDWTITPTLMGQVQKVNGSFAQERSSAVSKKLQTVQYNPESSKDEWYQAALTIEGKIGNWDLVATGGILNRKDRTESDYSDYSYFYDALYGSGEFLYDNAGDLVSPNQYIKGRDKYRRQFGELRISSPQDSRLRLMAGLFAQRQVHEITQNYIIDGIADAITVPGTESDIWLTRQKRVDRDYAAFGELSFDITDQLTATGGLRVYKYKNSLVGFFGYSAGYSPRTGVAACFEEAKVAGSPCTNLDAKTSDTGSIYKANLTYKLTPDWLVYATWSRGFRPGGINRRGGQPPYAPDTLDNYEFGWKSQIGAFHFNYAMFREDWSNIQLSFLGENGLTLIRNAGQARIYGVEFDMGYREGGLTLNASGSYNDAKITKDFCLIANATFDCSIPDGNTRLAQAGTHLPITARFKGNALARYEFPIGEWTGHIQGAVNYIGKRRSDLRNAENAIKGEFAAYTTADFSIGIKNDIWRFDIYANNMFDSNGVINSSVQCLETTCGDPLGQTGTGGVFYDYVIRPRVIGLKIGRDF; encoded by the coding sequence TTGGCGCAAAGCGCTCCAGCCGCCGGTGAGGACGGCGTCATCCTCGTCACCGCGCAAAAGCGAACCGAAAACCTCCAGGACGTGCCGATCGCCATCACCGCGCTGGGCGGCGAGAAATTGCGCGAGTTGCAGGTCAAGGAACTGCAGGACGCGGTCAAGAACATCCCCTCGGTCACGATCCAGACTACTCAGCCCGGCTTCAGCCAGGTTTACTTCCGCGGTGTGGCGTCGGGGGAGAACGCCAATCACTCCGGTCCGCTGCCGACCGTGGGCACCTACCTCGACGAGATGCCGATCACGACCATCCAGGGCGCGCTCGATATCCATGCCTACGACATCGCGCGCGTGGAGGCGCTGGCGGGGCCGCAAGGCACCATCTACGGCGCAAGCTCGATGGCGGGGACGATCAAGATCGTGACCAACAAGCCCGACTACTCGGGCACCTACGGCGCGGCCGACATGGAACTGAACTCCGTCGCCCACGGCGATGTCGGCGGCGTGGCGCAGGGGTTCCTGAACTTCAGGCTGTCCGACCGCTCGGCCCTGCGCGTTGTCGGCTGGTATCGGCATGACGGCGGCTATATCGACAACATCGCCGGCAGCCGGACATACCCGGTCTCGGGCATAACCCAGACCAACGCAGACCTCGTCGAGAAGAATTACAACGACGTCGACACTTACGGCGCCCGCATGGCGCTGGGCATCGAACTGGACGACGACTGGACGATCACCCCGACGCTGATGGGGCAGGTCCAGAAGGTCAACGGCAGCTTCGCGCAGGAACGCTCGAGCGCGGTCAGCAAGAAGCTCCAGACCGTCCAGTACAACCCCGAAAGCAGCAAGGACGAATGGTATCAGGCCGCCCTCACCATCGAGGGCAAGATCGGCAACTGGGACCTCGTCGCCACGGGCGGCATCCTCAACCGCAAGGACCGCACGGAGTCCGACTATTCGGACTACTCTTACTTTTACGATGCGCTATATGGCTCGGGCGAGTTCCTCTACGACAATGCGGGCGATCTCGTCAGCCCGAACCAGTACATCAAGGGGCGTGACAAATACCGCCGCCAATTCGGCGAACTGCGTATCTCTTCGCCGCAGGATAGCCGCCTGCGCCTGATGGCAGGGCTCTTCGCCCAGCGCCAGGTCCATGAAATTACGCAGAACTACATCATCGACGGCATCGCCGACGCCATCACCGTGCCCGGCACCGAAAGCGATATCTGGCTCACCCGCCAGAAACGCGTGGACCGCGACTATGCCGCTTTCGGCGAACTGAGTTTCGACATCACCGACCAGCTTACCGCGACAGGCGGCCTGCGGGTCTACAAGTACAAGAACTCGCTCGTAGGGTTCTTCGGCTACAGCGCCGGCTATTCGCCGCGCACCGGCGTCGCTGCCTGCTTCGAAGAGGCGAAGGTCGCCGGTTCGCCATGCACCAACCTCGATGCCAAGACGTCGGACACCGGATCTATCTACAAGGCCAACCTGACCTACAAGCTGACGCCTGACTGGCTGGTCTATGCCACCTGGTCGCGCGGCTTCCGCCCTGGCGGGATCAATCGTCGCGGCGGTCAGCCACCTTATGCGCCGGACACGCTGGACAACTACGAATTCGGCTGGAAGAGCCAGATCGGCGCGTTCCATTTCAACTATGCGATGTTCCGCGAAGACTGGAGCAACATCCAGCTATCATTCCTTGGTGAAAACGGGCTGACGCTTATCCGCAACGCGGGTCAGGCACGGATTTACGGCGTCGAATTCGACATGGGCTACCGCGAGGGCGGGCTGACGCTCAATGCCTCGGGCAGCTACAACGATGCCAAGATCACCAAGGATTTCTGCCTCATCGCCAATGCCACGTTCGATTGCTCGATTCCCGACGGGAACACCCGCCTGGCTCAAGCCGGAACGCATCTGCCGATCACCGCGCGCTTCAAGGGCAATGCCCTGGCTCGCTACGAATTCCCGATCGGCGAATGGACCGGTCATATCCAGGGCGCAGTCAATTACATCGGCAAGCGACGCAGCGATCTGCGCAATGCAGAGAACGCCATCAAGGGCGAATTCGCCGCCTACACCACCGCAGACTTCAGTATCGGTATAAAGAATGATATCTGGCGCTTTGATATTTATGCAAACAACATGTTCGACAGCAACGGGGTGATCAACAGCTCCGTCCAATGCCTTGAAACCACCTGTGGCGATCCCTTGGGGCAGACCGGTACGGGCGGCGTGTTCTACGACTATGTGATCCGGCCACGCGTGATCGGGCTGAAGATCGGACGGGACTTCTGA
- a CDS encoding TetR family transcriptional regulator C-terminal domain-containing protein, translating to MAQHQSFTREHPDERRQSLVEATARCLARHGVAGTSVRAICAEAGVSPGLLRHYFAGVTDAIAQAYRWTGGRVEQALADAVAAAGEEPRARLLAYLSASFRPRIADPALLATWLAFWSMTPVNDGIGQLHQQIYGQFRTGIEELILAVNPAMGDARLPAIALTALIDGLWLELSLGKAPFTPDEAEGLVEKWLDALL from the coding sequence ATGGCCCAGCATCAATCCTTCACGCGGGAGCATCCCGACGAACGCCGCCAGAGCCTGGTGGAGGCTACCGCCAGGTGCCTTGCACGACATGGCGTAGCCGGGACGTCGGTAAGGGCGATCTGCGCCGAGGCGGGTGTCTCGCCGGGGTTGCTGCGCCATTACTTCGCAGGCGTGACCGATGCGATCGCACAGGCCTATCGTTGGACCGGCGGCCGCGTAGAGCAAGCGCTGGCGGATGCGGTGGCCGCCGCGGGCGAGGAGCCCCGCGCGCGACTTCTGGCCTATCTGTCGGCCAGTTTCCGGCCGCGGATCGCCGATCCGGCCCTGCTCGCGACATGGCTTGCGTTCTGGAGCATGACCCCGGTGAATGACGGGATCGGCCAGCTACATCAGCAGATATACGGTCAGTTCAGGACGGGTATCGAGGAGCTTATCCTCGCAGTGAATCCCGCCATGGGCGATGCCCGATTGCCTGCGATCGCCCTGACTGCGCTGATCGATGGCCTGTGGTTGGAACTTAGCCTGGGCAAGGCGCCGTTTACGCCTGACGAAGCAGAAGGGCTCGTCGAAAAGTGGCTCGATGCGCTGCTTTAG
- a CDS encoding amino acid permease has product MSTASDGTGLGKEHLGLLAAMALVMGNMIGSGVFLLPASLAPLGWNAVAGWIVTTAGVLVLAYVLTGLTKAEPGAGSPAGFVSVAFGQMTGFFVSWIYLVSIWTAVATIAVAAVSYMSSVLPALSAAPFGPALAAIVLLWLTALINLRGLRSAGGFQIATLAIKIVPLLVVIVIAARLLFNGEAQVMPLDAVPITPGSINASATLTLWALLGFESASIVAARVRNPQVNIARATLWGTGLTGLLYLIVCSAIAMLLPMSIAAASPAPFATFVARYWNGSAAAMVTLFAVVSCVGALNGWTLLEAELSRDMAVRGLLPRWFASTDGEGTPRRALVVSTGITTLFVIMNGLRSMRGLFEYLLLLSTSATLWLYLACALAAWKLRVCRPFAALGTLYALWALWGAGIGASGMSFILMALGLPIWLWTRRET; this is encoded by the coding sequence GTGAGCACCGCCAGCGATGGCACCGGCCTCGGCAAGGAGCATCTCGGGCTCCTTGCCGCGATGGCTCTGGTCATGGGCAACATGATCGGTTCCGGCGTCTTTCTCCTGCCGGCCAGTCTCGCCCCGCTTGGCTGGAACGCGGTCGCTGGATGGATCGTGACGACCGCAGGCGTCCTGGTCCTAGCTTACGTACTCACCGGATTGACCAAGGCCGAACCCGGCGCGGGAAGTCCAGCCGGCTTCGTGTCCGTCGCATTCGGTCAGATGACGGGTTTCTTCGTCAGCTGGATCTACCTCGTCTCTATCTGGACTGCGGTTGCGACGATCGCCGTAGCCGCAGTCAGTTATATGTCGAGCGTACTTCCAGCCCTGTCAGCCGCCCCATTCGGACCTGCGTTGGCGGCAATCGTCCTCTTGTGGCTGACCGCTCTCATCAACTTGCGCGGCTTGCGGTCGGCCGGCGGTTTTCAGATCGCGACCCTAGCCATCAAGATCGTGCCGCTGCTCGTCGTGATCGTCATAGCGGCAAGGCTGCTGTTCAACGGTGAAGCCCAGGTCATGCCGCTCGATGCCGTGCCGATCACACCGGGATCCATAAATGCGTCGGCGACGCTCACCTTGTGGGCTTTACTGGGGTTCGAATCCGCCAGCATCGTCGCGGCGCGGGTACGCAATCCGCAAGTGAACATTGCCCGCGCCACGCTATGGGGAACGGGACTAACCGGATTGCTGTACCTTATCGTCTGCTCCGCCATCGCGATGCTCTTGCCGATGAGCATCGCGGCCGCGTCCCCTGCGCCGTTCGCCACGTTCGTCGCGCGCTACTGGAACGGATCGGCGGCCGCCATGGTCACGCTCTTCGCCGTGGTCAGCTGCGTCGGAGCCCTGAATGGCTGGACCCTGCTCGAAGCCGAACTGTCACGCGACATGGCAGTTCGGGGACTACTTCCCCGGTGGTTTGCCTCCACCGATGGCGAGGGAACGCCCCGCCGCGCGCTTGTGGTATCGACCGGAATCACGACGCTTTTCGTGATCATGAACGGATTGCGCTCCATGCGCGGCCTGTTCGAATACCTGCTGCTGCTGTCCACTTCGGCGACCCTCTGGCTTTACCTCGCCTGCGCACTGGCCGCGTGGAAACTGCGGGTCTGTCGTCCGTTCGCCGCTCTGGGCACGCTCTACGCGCTGTGGGCCTTGTGGGGCGCAGGCATCGGCGCGAGCGGGATGAGCTTCATCCTCATGGCCTTGGGCCTGCCGATCTGGCTCTGGACCCGCCGCGAAACCTAA
- a CDS encoding M20/M25/M40 family metallo-hydrolase, producing the protein MRFSIPVLLSLGASLLASSTAQAKGHPEAEAQVLDLSKRAIALRSVQGPGNKTGEVAALFRDALLKAGWTASDIEIVPLGDTAYLIATWKGSDPGLKPLVISAHMDVVEAKPEDWERDPFTPVVENGYLFGRGASDTKFEAALALSSVIELRREGFRPKRSIVIAYSGDEETTMDTSKVIAERLKGAELVLNVDGSSGTLSEAGKPLYWSWQGAEKTYVDYKVEVTNPGGHSSAPRPDNAIVQLAQAMERIGAYRFKPELNDVTRQYWTGATKIEPDPKLAAAMKAFVANPNDPAALQVLRANPATVGRVSTTCVPTMISGGHAQNALPQSATANINCRIFPGHTRPEIMAELEKVAAMPAAKFTDVTGDDSVEAPASPVRPDFVAAVGKAVKAAWGPVPIIPSQSSGASDSMWYRALGVPSYGASASMIRDSDEFAHGLNERIGLLNIAPGVVYYTTLLTDLAGK; encoded by the coding sequence ATGCGCTTTTCGATCCCGGTCCTGCTTTCCCTCGGCGCCAGCCTGCTCGCATCGAGTACCGCGCAGGCGAAAGGCCATCCCGAGGCGGAAGCGCAAGTGCTTGACCTGTCGAAGCGCGCCATCGCTCTTCGCTCGGTGCAGGGGCCGGGCAACAAGACCGGCGAAGTCGCGGCGCTGTTCCGCGATGCGCTGCTGAAAGCCGGGTGGACCGCCAGCGACATCGAGATCGTGCCGCTCGGCGACACCGCCTACCTGATCGCGACGTGGAAGGGCAGCGACCCCGGCCTCAAGCCCCTCGTCATTTCCGCGCACATGGACGTGGTCGAGGCGAAACCGGAGGATTGGGAGCGCGATCCCTTCACCCCGGTGGTGGAGAACGGCTATCTCTTCGGGCGCGGCGCCAGCGACACCAAGTTCGAGGCGGCGCTGGCGCTGTCCTCGGTGATCGAACTGCGGCGCGAAGGGTTCCGGCCGAAACGCAGCATCGTCATCGCCTATTCGGGCGACGAGGAGACGACCATGGATACCTCCAAGGTCATCGCCGAGCGGCTGAAGGGCGCGGAACTGGTGCTCAACGTCGACGGCTCCTCGGGCACGCTGTCGGAGGCGGGCAAGCCGCTCTACTGGAGCTGGCAGGGGGCCGAGAAGACTTACGTGGACTACAAGGTCGAGGTGACGAACCCCGGCGGTCACAGCTCCGCGCCCCGGCCCGATAACGCGATCGTGCAACTGGCGCAGGCGATGGAGCGGATCGGCGCCTATCGCTTCAAGCCCGAACTCAACGACGTGACGCGCCAGTACTGGACCGGCGCCACGAAGATCGAGCCCGACCCCAAGCTCGCGGCGGCAATGAAGGCCTTCGTTGCCAATCCGAACGATCCGGCAGCGTTGCAGGTGCTGCGCGCCAATCCCGCGACGGTCGGGCGCGTGTCGACGACTTGCGTGCCGACGATGATCTCGGGCGGCCATGCCCAGAACGCGCTGCCGCAGAGCGCGACGGCCAACATCAACTGCCGTATCTTCCCCGGCCACACCCGGCCCGAGATAATGGCGGAACTGGAGAAGGTGGCGGCGATGCCCGCGGCGAAGTTCACCGACGTGACCGGCGACGATTCGGTCGAGGCGCCCGCATCGCCGGTGCGGCCGGACTTCGTGGCGGCAGTGGGCAAGGCGGTAAAGGCGGCCTGGGGGCCGGTGCCGATCATCCCCTCGCAGTCCTCGGGTGCTTCGGACTCGATGTGGTATCGCGCGCTCGGCGTGCCGAGCTATGGCGCCAGCGCCTCGATGATCCGGGACTCCGACGAATTCGCCCATGGCCTCAACGAGCGCATCGGCCTGCTGAACATCGCGCCGGGCGTGGTCTACTACACCACCTTGCTGACGGACCTCGCGGGCAAGTGA
- a CDS encoding phytoene desaturase family protein, translating to MTDRYDALIIGGGHNGLTCAFYLARAGLKVRILERRDIVGGTAVTEEFHPGFRNSVASYTVSLLQPKVIADMRLADHGYRVIERPISNLLPQEDGGYLKLGGGLERTQTEFRRFSAHDADVLPAYYDALEGVAEVLRDLALRTPPEAGGGWRALVDAALQGRKLAGLSMEAQRDVLDLFTKSARSLLDGWFESEAVKAAFGFDAVVGNYASPDTPGSAYVLLHHVFGEVNGKKGAWGHSVGGMGAITQIMAKVCRDLGVEISLEAPVSQVMVDGGKVAGVRLESGEEIAAPRVIANVGPKLLYDRMIAPTDLDADFRRRMKGFKAGSGTFRMNVALSELPRFTCLPEPGEHHQSGIIIAPTLDYMDRAFIDAKQFGWSRKPIVEMLIPSTVDDSLAPPGQHVASLFCQQFAPELPDGRDWDMEEDKAADAIIDTVEAHAPGFRASILGRQVLSPKGLERKFGLVGGDIMHGNLTLDQMWSARPVLGHGAYRGPIKGLYMCGAGTHPGGGVTGAPGHNCAHEVIADSRGMALGFGGMYRRFR from the coding sequence ATGACCGACCGTTACGACGCACTCATCATCGGCGGCGGCCATAACGGCCTGACCTGCGCCTTCTATCTCGCCCGCGCAGGGCTAAAGGTGCGCATTCTGGAGCGGCGGGACATCGTCGGCGGGACGGCGGTGACGGAGGAGTTCCACCCCGGTTTTCGCAACTCGGTCGCCAGCTACACGGTCAGCCTGCTGCAGCCCAAGGTCATCGCCGACATGCGCCTTGCCGACCACGGCTACCGCGTGATCGAGCGGCCCATAAGCAATCTCCTGCCGCAAGAGGATGGCGGCTACCTCAAGCTCGGCGGCGGACTGGAGCGCACACAGACGGAGTTCCGCCGTTTCTCCGCGCACGACGCCGATGTTCTCCCGGCCTATTACGATGCCCTTGAAGGCGTCGCCGAGGTGCTGCGCGACCTCGCTCTTAGGACCCCGCCCGAGGCAGGCGGTGGTTGGCGCGCGCTGGTCGATGCGGCCCTGCAGGGGCGCAAGCTGGCTGGCCTGTCCATGGAAGCCCAGCGCGACGTGCTCGACCTGTTCACCAAGTCGGCCCGCAGCCTGCTGGACGGCTGGTTCGAGAGCGAGGCCGTGAAGGCCGCGTTCGGCTTCGACGCGGTGGTCGGCAACTATGCCTCGCCTGACACGCCCGGCAGCGCCTACGTCCTGCTGCACCATGTCTTCGGCGAGGTGAACGGCAAGAAAGGCGCCTGGGGTCACTCCGTCGGTGGCATGGGCGCGATCACGCAGATCATGGCCAAAGTCTGCCGCGACCTCGGTGTCGAAATCAGTCTGGAAGCGCCGGTTTCTCAGGTCATGGTCGATGGCGGCAAAGTCGCGGGCGTGCGCCTGGAAAGCGGTGAGGAGATCGCCGCACCCCGCGTGATCGCCAATGTCGGGCCGAAGCTGCTCTACGACCGGATGATCGCGCCCACCGACCTCGATGCCGACTTCCGGAGGCGGATGAAGGGCTTCAAGGCGGGAAGCGGCACGTTCCGGATGAATGTGGCGCTTTCGGAACTACCCCGCTTCACTTGCCTTCCCGAGCCCGGCGAGCATCATCAGTCCGGCATCATCATCGCCCCGACCCTCGATTACATGGACCGCGCCTTCATCGACGCCAAGCAGTTCGGCTGGTCGCGCAAGCCTATCGTCGAGATGCTGATCCCCTCTACCGTGGACGACAGCCTCGCCCCTCCGGGCCAGCATGTCGCCAGCCTGTTCTGCCAGCAATTCGCGCCCGAACTACCCGATGGACGCGACTGGGACATGGAGGAGGACAAGGCCGCCGATGCCATTATCGACACGGTGGAGGCGCATGCACCGGGCTTCCGCGCCTCGATCCTGGGACGACAGGTGCTCAGTCCCAAGGGGCTGGAGCGCAAATTCGGGCTGGTCGGCGGAGACATCATGCACGGGAATCTGACGCTCGACCAGATGTGGTCGGCGCGGCCGGTGCTGGGGCATGGCGCGTATCGGGGGCCGATCAAGGGGCTCTACATGTGCGGCGCGGGAACACATCCCGGCGGCGGCGTGACCGGGGCTCCGGGGCATAATTGCGCGCATGAGGTCATTGCCGACAGTCGCGGAATGGCGCTGGGTTTCGGTGGGATGTACCGACGTTTTCGCTAA
- a CDS encoding aromatic ring-hydroxylating oxygenase subunit alpha: MATQVADAPMTDPLEGWSLPAWTYSDAEFFEAEKERVFAPSWQIVCHESDIPNPGDWHTLDYIGESVVVVRGRDDALRAFTNVCRHRGSRIVDGSNGCAKKLVCPYHAWTYDLDGRLTGVPDSASYRAFDKAGHGLAPVEIEVWSSFVFVRLVNDGGPSVARMMAPYEQMVAPYRFRELKALGRVTLRPRDVNWKNIGDNYSDGLHIPVAHPGLTRLFGRSYGVEAEANVDRMWGDLMDMPSANWSERMYQRLLPPVPHLPPERQRHWLYFKLWPNVAFDVYPDQVDFMQWLPVSPTTSIIREISYVLDDHRREMKAARYLNWRINREVNAEDTALITRVQAGMASRSFSIGPLSDKEVCLRHFCKRMREIIPAARFEHSPAPGWSRTA; encoded by the coding sequence ATGGCAACGCAAGTCGCCGACGCCCCCATGACCGATCCGCTGGAAGGCTGGAGCCTGCCCGCGTGGACTTACTCCGACGCCGAATTCTTCGAGGCGGAAAAGGAGCGCGTGTTCGCGCCCAGTTGGCAGATCGTCTGCCACGAAAGCGACATCCCCAACCCCGGCGACTGGCACACGCTCGACTATATCGGCGAGAGCGTGGTCGTGGTGCGCGGCAGGGACGATGCCCTGAGAGCCTTCACCAACGTGTGCCGACACCGCGGTTCGCGCATCGTCGATGGTTCGAACGGCTGCGCGAAGAAGTTGGTGTGCCCCTACCACGCCTGGACTTACGACCTCGACGGTCGCCTGACCGGCGTGCCGGACAGCGCCAGCTACCGTGCTTTCGACAAGGCCGGGCACGGGCTTGCACCGGTCGAGATCGAGGTCTGGAGTAGTTTCGTCTTCGTGCGGCTGGTGAATGACGGCGGCCCATCGGTGGCCCGGATGATGGCGCCTTACGAGCAGATGGTGGCACCCTATCGCTTCCGCGAATTGAAGGCGCTCGGCCGCGTGACCTTGCGCCCTCGCGATGTGAACTGGAAGAACATAGGCGACAACTATTCCGACGGGCTGCACATCCCGGTCGCCCATCCGGGCCTCACACGGCTGTTCGGTCGCAGCTATGGCGTAGAGGCTGAGGCAAACGTCGATCGCATGTGGGGCGACCTGATGGACATGCCCTCCGCCAACTGGTCGGAGCGGATGTACCAGCGCCTGCTCCCGCCGGTGCCGCACCTGCCGCCGGAACGGCAGCGTCACTGGCTCTATTTCAAGCTGTGGCCGAACGTCGCCTTCGACGTCTATCCCGATCAGGTCGATTTCATGCAATGGCTTCCGGTCAGCCCGACCACCAGCATTATCCGCGAGATCAGCTATGTCCTCGATGATCACCGGCGCGAAATGAAGGCGGCGCGCTACCTCAACTGGCGCATCAATCGCGAGGTGAACGCAGAGGATACCGCGCTCATCACCCGCGTGCAGGCGGGCATGGCGTCGCGCAGTTTCTCGATCGGGCCGCTCTCCGACAAGGAGGTCTGCCTGCGCCACTTCTGCAAGCGTATGCGGGAGATCATTCCCGCTGCCCGCTTCGAACATTCCCCCGCCCCCGGCTGGAGCAGGACCGCATGA